A window of the Cystobacter fuscus genome harbors these coding sequences:
- a CDS encoding sigma-54-dependent Fis family transcriptional regulator — translation MEPLPPLDLRELLTFDPHGGLIHFAGQRVLLWDPVAMGLLRKELIETLGVTAARGLLTRLGFAHGWRTAETMKNAIPWTDEAHWRRSGGRLHTLQGQVVLEPVERREEDGPAPFAEALWRDSYEAEQHLLHLGTAEEPVCWSLTGFASGYLSYCNGKPIYCIETRCVGKGDPVCQIMGKPEEAWRPECREALRFYETQCMEGALAQVTHALKEAERELRARRQTLARVSGVKEDPAGMVARTEAMKRVLDLSRRAARVDSTVLITGESGVGKERIARLIHEESGRAHKAFIAVNCAAVTESLLESELFGHVRGAFTGATHDRPGLFEAAHGGTLLLDEVGEVPPAMQARLLRVLQEREVRRVGENVSRKVDVRLVAATNRQLPAEVAAGRFRQDLYYRLRVIELKVPPLRERRDDVLPLARLLLAEATERLGRRVMGLSPEAAEQLLRYEWPGNVRELGNAIERAVALCEGSRVEKDDLPEEVRAAPPSLLPGEQPRTLEAMEREYVLAVLARNGGNRARTAEQLDIGIATLYRKLKQYGEPPEPPPPGAGGLSSGSGRSAAPRR, via the coding sequence ATGGAGCCCCTGCCCCCGTTGGACCTGCGCGAGTTGCTGACGTTCGACCCCCACGGAGGGCTCATCCACTTCGCGGGCCAGCGGGTGTTGCTGTGGGATCCGGTGGCCATGGGGCTGCTGCGCAAGGAGCTCATCGAGACGCTGGGGGTGACGGCGGCGCGGGGACTGCTCACGCGGCTGGGCTTCGCGCACGGCTGGCGTACGGCGGAGACGATGAAGAACGCCATCCCCTGGACGGACGAGGCGCACTGGCGCCGCTCGGGAGGACGGCTGCACACCCTGCAGGGCCAGGTGGTGCTCGAGCCGGTGGAGCGCCGCGAGGAGGACGGCCCCGCCCCCTTCGCCGAGGCGCTGTGGCGCGACTCGTACGAGGCCGAGCAGCACCTGTTGCACCTGGGCACGGCGGAGGAGCCGGTGTGCTGGTCGCTCACGGGCTTCGCCAGCGGCTACCTGAGCTACTGCAACGGCAAGCCCATCTACTGCATCGAGACGCGCTGCGTGGGCAAGGGGGACCCTGTCTGCCAGATCATGGGCAAGCCCGAGGAGGCGTGGCGCCCGGAGTGCCGCGAGGCGCTGCGCTTCTACGAGACGCAGTGCATGGAAGGAGCGCTCGCGCAGGTGACCCATGCGCTCAAGGAGGCCGAGCGCGAGCTGCGCGCCCGGCGCCAGACGCTCGCGCGGGTGTCAGGCGTGAAGGAGGACCCCGCGGGGATGGTGGCGCGCACCGAGGCCATGAAGCGGGTGCTGGATCTGTCGCGTCGCGCGGCCCGGGTGGACTCCACGGTGCTCATCACCGGCGAGAGTGGCGTGGGCAAGGAGCGCATCGCGCGGCTCATCCACGAGGAGTCGGGCCGGGCGCACAAGGCCTTCATCGCGGTCAACTGCGCGGCGGTGACGGAGAGCCTGCTGGAGAGCGAGCTGTTCGGCCACGTGCGCGGCGCCTTCACCGGTGCCACCCATGATCGGCCGGGGCTCTTCGAGGCGGCGCACGGCGGCACGCTCTTGCTCGACGAGGTGGGCGAGGTGCCCCCGGCGATGCAGGCCCGGCTGCTGCGCGTGCTCCAGGAGCGCGAGGTGCGGCGCGTGGGAGAGAACGTGAGCCGCAAGGTGGACGTGCGCCTGGTGGCGGCCACCAACCGCCAGCTCCCCGCCGAGGTGGCCGCCGGCCGCTTCCGGCAGGACCTGTACTACCGGCTGCGTGTCATCGAGCTCAAGGTGCCGCCCCTGCGCGAGCGCCGGGACGATGTGCTGCCGCTCGCGCGGCTGTTGCTGGCGGAGGCGACGGAGCGGCTCGGGCGACGGGTGATGGGGCTGTCGCCGGAGGCGGCCGAACAACTGCTGCGCTACGAGTGGCCCGGCAACGTGCGCGAGCTGGGCAACGCCATCGAGCGCGCCGTGGCGCTGTGCGAGGGCTCGCGGGTGGAGAAGGACGATCTGCCGGAAGAGGTGCGCGCGGCGCCTCCGAGCCTCCTGCCCGGAGAGCAACCGCGCACCCTGGAGGCCATGGAGCGCGAGTACGTGCTCGCGGTGCTGGCGCGCAACGGCGGCAACCGGGCGCGCACCGCCGAGCAGCTCGACATCGGCATCGCCACGCTCTACCGCAAGCTCAAGCAGTACGGAGAGCCCCCCGAGCCGCCGCCTCCGGGCGCCGGGGGACTCAGTTCAGGTAGCGGTCGTTCGGCCGCTCCTCGGAGATGA